In Aedes albopictus strain Foshan chromosome 3, AalbF5, whole genome shotgun sequence, the following are encoded in one genomic region:
- the LOC134290274 gene encoding uncharacterized protein LOC134290274, which produces MVHCKAVQLVAWERFSRWTRLVRAVGYVHRYAQNLRRTASKGSSQTGPLSQEELAKAETTIYRWMQRERYADEVTVLLQNKGKQLQEQQRMERTSIIRKLSPFLDESGIIRSDSRIAAATFVAYDTRCPIILPKDHFGTRLLVDCYHQKYLHANGETVVNEIRQRFHISQLRSFVRKVAKECKLCKVKKPSPAVPRMAPLPAARLQAFVRPFSYVGVDYFGPIAVRVNRSTAKRWVALFTCMTTRAVHLEVVHTLSAEYCKMATRRFIGRRGAPTEIRSDRGTNFVGASNELKKEMNEIDRQLAETFTNANTKWLFNPPGTPHMGGAWERLVRSVKTALAAMDTPRIPNEETLATVLIEAESVVNSRPLTYIPLESAQQEALTPNHFLLLSSSGVTQTPRMLENPQLASRNDWNLCRSMVDQFWQRWVREYLPTIARRTKWFEEVKPVEVGDLVLIVEERSRNGWTRGRVVQVTMGRDGRVRDAEVQTALGLVRRPVTKLAQLDVAEGKAGPEIPDQPYGSGRYCGVRQSIALISTAE; this is translated from the coding sequence ATGGTTCATTGCAAGGCGGTACAACTGGTGGCATGGGAGCGGTTCTCAAGATGGACACGTCTGGTTCGAGCGGTAGGATACGTCCATCGATACGCGCAGAACTTACGGCGGACGGCGAGCAAGGGATCAAGTCAAACCGGCCCGCTTTCACAAGAAGAGTTGGCTAAGGCGGAAACAACCATCTATCGTTGGATGCAGCGCGAACGTTATGCAGATGAAGTGACGGTGCTGTTACAGAACAAGGGCAAGCAGTTGCAGGAACAGCAGCGGATGGAGAGGACCAGTATTATTCGCAAGCTATCGCCGTTCCTAGACGAGTCGGGCATCATCCGTTCAGATAGTCGGATCGCTGCTGCAACTTTCGTTGCTTACGACACCAGATGTCCTATAATTTTGCCCAAAGATCATTTTGGCACACGGCTGTTAGTCGACTGCTACCATCAGAAGTACTTACATGCAAACGGTGAGACAGTCGTAAACGAGATAAGACAGCGTTTCCACATTTCACAGCTCAGGTCCTTCGTGCGCAAGGTAGCAAAAGAATGCAAACTGTGCAAGGTAAAGAAGCCGAGTCCAGCTGTACCTCGAATGGCACCGCTCCCTGCAGCTAGATTGCAGGCGTTCGTGCGTCCGTTTTCGTACGTAGGCGTCGATTACTTCGGACCAATCGCCGTAAGAGTAAACCGTAGTACAGCCAAACGATGGGTTGCACTATTTACGTGCATGACGACCCGCGCAGTACATCTCGAGGTCGTTCACACGCTTTCCGCTGAGTATTGTAAGATGGCGACAAGACGTTTCATCGGACGCAGAGGAGCACCAACGGAAATACGAAGCGACCGAGGCACGAACTTCGTAGGAGCGAGCAACGAGTTGAAGAAGGAGATGAACGAGATCGATCGCCAGTTAGCCGAAACATTCACAAACGCGAACACGAAGTGGCTGTTCAACCCGCCAGGTACGCCCCACATGGGTGGGGCCTGGGAGCGCCTTGTCCGCTCGGTAAAAACTGCTCTTGCCGCAATGGACACTCCACGGATACCGAACGAAGAAACGTTGGCGACGGTACTGATAGAAGCAGAGAGTGTAGTGAATTCGAGGCCACTAACGTACATCCCTTTGGAGTCGGCACAGCAGGAAGCGCTTACGCCGAATCATTTTCTTCTGCTCAGCTCCAGTGGCGTAACGCAGACCCCGAGGATGCTGGAAAACCCGCAGTTAGCTAGTAGGAACGACTGGAACCTATGCCGATCCATGGTCGACCAATTCTGGCAACGGTGGGTACGAGAGTACCTTCCAACCATCGCACGTCGTACGAAGTGGTTCGAAGAGGTCAAGCCAGTCGAGGTTGGAGACTTGGTGCTTATTGTAGAAGAGAGAAGTCGTAACGGATGGACCAGAGGGCGTGTAGTACAGGTTACCATGGGGCGTGATGGAAGAGTACGGGATGCTGAAGTGCAGACTGCACTTGGCCTGGTGCGCCGGCCAGTGACGAAGTTGGCGCAGCTGGATGTAGCGGAAGGTAAAGCCGGACCGGAGATACCTGACCAGCCTTACGGGTCGGGGAGGTATTGCGGAGTGCGCCAGTCTATTGCCCTGATCTCTACAGCGGAATGA
- the LOC134290273 gene encoding uncharacterized protein LOC134290273: MQQKKAQEETELQQLELQMEETVMNESFRLREIIAQEEGEDDDIRSVTSEQSSNSKVRQWRAFNSTMVASTEQAPPIDPTGNEATSAIGTTPVRHGSNQRPPSNQGVLEDAMTGISLGQSGSEPTLGGIIGRTESTIVATAGRNKTGLPPPPPAPSGTSFKTHLEQFSSHSLPTPPVPSVDIRVPFSQTSANVPVNNPAVVSQIANSCSRFAAQSSVLHEVGQTSANRNSGMSVADLLGGPPRLSFSAQPGPEQLGDQTVLQRGQLEQPYSSAIQPPLEHPPPHHGLAYGGPSPQQLAARHVMAKELPTFSGNPEDWPLFISAYANSTQACGFTDAENLARLQRCLKGHALDSVRSRLLLPAGVPHVLATLETLYGRPELLIHALLQKIRGVPPPKQDRLDTLIGFGMAVQNLSDHLEAGRHEAHLNNPMLLFELVEKLPAQMKLDWSLYKQRCAEVNIRSFAQYMQTLVRAATDVTLQYDPTQQLSAQLQRSSKERFGKDKNFCGTHTSENSTPISQAAEAVRGASRSSNPTCLICKDPEHRVRDCSEFRKKAVEERWKTIQQLSLCRLCLGAHGRRPCKIRKQCDIGGCQRRHHPLLHSDEEQRDTRRAEDGKHGKRDSKLPGNNVVANRNEVSQESAEPKPSDSKVSTNHHFAGKTTLFRIIPVTLHGNNRSVSVYAFLDDGSEKTLVDEEVVKQLGVIGESQPLCLQWTSNVKRTEAGSQRVTLEIAGFSSSTKHTLSDVRTVNKLDLPRQTLRYAELVKTFPYLRGLPVGDYENAQPRILIGNDNAHVTSTLKLRDGQPGEPIAAKSRLGWTVYGSNQEKSVDRVHTFHLCECQETDQTLHERVEQFFSVDSLGIMEVDRPESVEIQRANRILRETTKRIGLRFETGLLWKYDCFEFPDSYHMAVRRLQCLERRMQNDPVIGESVRRQLSEYQSKGYIHKATQKELDDSDPRRTWYLPLGVVINPKKPSKIRIFCDAAAKVDGISLNTMLLKGPDFLRTLLDVLFGFRERRIAPCADLKEMFHQIRIRPEDRQAQRLIWREDPSQDPEVYLMDVATFGATCSPCSAHFVKNLNAEEHAKEFPAAADAIIRKHYVDDYLDSADNVEEAVKLANEVKYVHSLGGFHLRNWLSNSREVLARVGETDQATEKCLQLEKSTTTERVLGMYWKPDEDIFMFSTIPALNTKHPTKRQALRVVMSPFDPAGLLSFFLIHGKILIQDLWRAKTDWDELIPEKLCEKWTRWIELFRNLEDIRIPRCYFPYHSVNDIVSLQLHIYVDASEEAYACVGYLRAVFPDGIEVALVGGKSKVAPLKAQSIPRLELMAAVIGVRFSQTILNGHSLKIEKVFFWSDSKTVLAWINSDHRNYRQFVACRVGEIISKSNPEQWRWISTKKNVADEATKWGKGPCLVSW, translated from the coding sequence ATGCAGCAGAAGAAGGCGCAAGAGGAGACGGAACTTCAACAATTGGAGCTGCAAATGGAAGAGACGGTGATGAACGAATCATTCCGTCTGCGGGAGATAATCGCACAAGAGGAGGGCGAGGACGACGACATCAGGAGCGTTACATCCGAGCAGAGTTCGAACAGCAAGGTTCGGCAATGGAGAGCATTCAACTCGACAATGGTAGCCTCGACGGAGCAGGCTCCGCCGATTGACCCGACCGGCAACGAAGCAACGTCAGCGATCGGAACTACACCAGTTAGGCACGGCAGTAATCAACGGCCTCCTAGCAATCAGGGAGTTTTGGAAGACGCAATGACAGGTATTTCGTTAGGGCAATCAGGAAGCGAGCCAACGTTAGGAGGAATTATCGGTCGCACAGAAAGCACCATAGTAGCGACAGCTGGTAGGAACAAGACAGGCCTTCCCCCGCCTCCCCCGGCTCCATCAGGGACTAGCTTTAAAACTCACCTAGAGCAATTCTCGTCTCATAGTTTACCGACTCCCCCCGTCCCTTCTGTTGACATACGTGTGCCATTCAGTCAAACCTCCGCGAACGTGCCCGTGAACAATCCGGCAGTTGTTTCACAAATCGCGAATTCGTGTTCTCGCTTTGCCGCGCAGTCGTCTGTGTTACACGAAGTCGGTCAAACTAGTGCAAATCGTAATAGTGGAATGTCAGTGGCTGACCTACTTGGAGGTCCACCACGGCTATCGTTTTCTGCTCAGCCCGGACCAGAACAACTGGGTGATCAAACAGTGCTGCAGAGAGGACAACTGGAGCAACCATATAGTTCTGCAATCCAGCCACCACTGGAACATCCTCCACCGCATCATGGCCTGGCATATGGCGGACCATCCCCGCAGCAATTAGCTGCTAGACACGTGATGGCGAAGGAGCTACCAACGTTTTCCGGTAATCCGGAGGATTGGCCGCTATTTATTAGTGCGTACGCCAATTCCACTCAGGCGTGTGGCTTCACAGACGCTGAAAATTTGGCGAGGTTGCAGCGGTGCCTCAAAGGGCATGCACTAGATTCGGTTCGGAGTCGGCTGCTTCTGCCAGCGGGTGTTCCACATGTCCTAGCTACGTTGGAAACACTGTACGGAAGGCCGGAATTACTGATCCACGCGTTATTGCAGAAgattcgaggagttcctccaccgAAGCAGGATAGGCTCGATACGCTCATCGGATTTGGTATGGCAGTACAGAATCTCAGTGATCATCTGGAAGCTGGAAGGCATGAAGCACATCTCAACAACCCAATGCTACTATTTGAGTTGGTAGAGAAGCTTCCGGCACAGATGAAGCTCGACTGGTCTCTGTACAAGCAGCGTTGCGCAGAAGTCAACATTCGCTCTTTTGCTCAGTATATGCAGACATTGGTGCGGGCAGCGACCGATGTAACGTTACAGTACGACCCAACACAGCAGCTTTCAGCACAGCTGCAGCGGTCATCGAAGGAAAGGTTCGGCAAAGATAAAAACTTCTGCGGAACCCACACATCTGAAAACTCAACACCGATATCGCAAGCAGCGGAAGCAGTAAGAGGTGCGTCACGCTCATCAAATCCAACTTGCCTGATTTGCAAGGATCCGGAGCACCGGGTGAGAGATTGTTCAGAATTCCGTAAGAAGGCCGTCGAAGAGCGTTGGAAGACGATACAGCAACTCAGCTTGTGTCGGCTATGTCTCGGCGCACATGGAAGAAGGCCATGCAAGATTCGCAAGCAATGCGACATTGGTGGATGTCAGCGTCGACATCATCCGTTGCTGCACTCGGATGAGGAACAAAGGGACACCAGGCGAGCAGAAGATGGGAAGCATGGCAAACGTGACAGCAAGCTACCAGGAAACAACGTCGTGGCGAATAGAAACGAGGTTTCACAAGAATCGGCCGAGCCAAAGCCGAGTGATTCTAAGGTTTCCACAAATCACCATTTCGCCGGTAAAACAACGCTGTTTAGGATCATTCCCGTGACGCTGCATGGGAACAACCGCTCCGTATCTGTGTATGCCTTCTTGGATGACGGGTCGGAGAAAACATTGGTTGACGAGGAGGTTGTGAAACAACTAGGTGTCATTGGAGAGAGCCAACCGTTGTGCTTGCAGTGGACGTCGAATGTGAAGAGGACAGAAGCGGGTTCACAACGCGTCACCTTGGAGATCGCCGGGTTTTCAAGCTCGACCAAACACACTCTGTCGGATGTGCGTACAGTGAACAAGCTGGACCTACCCAGGCAGACGCTACGGTATGCGGAGTTGGTGAAGACATTCCCGTATTTGAGAGGCCTACCGGTCGGCGATTATGAGAACGCGCAGCCTCGCATCCTTATCGGAAATGATAATGCGCACGTCACCTCAACTCTGAAACTACGGGACGGACAGCCAGGAGAACCGATAGCAGCAAAATCACGTTTAGGTTGGACGGTTTACGGTTCCAATCAAGAAAAATCCGTAGACAGAGTTCACACCTTCCACCTTTGCGAATGCCAGGAAACGGATCAAACGCTCCACGAGCGGGTGGAGCAGTTCTTCTCGGTAGATAGCCTGGGAATAATGGAAGTCGATCGTCCTGAATCGGTTGAAATCCAGCGAGCTAATAGGATCCTGCGGGAAACCACAAAGCGTATCGGGCTTCGATTCGAAACGGGACTTCTATGGAAGTACGACTGCTTTGAATTCCCGGACAGCTATCATATGGCGGTTCGGCGGCTACAGTGTCTGGAGAGGCGGATGCAGAACGATCCTGTTATTGGAGAGAGCGTAAGAAGGCAGCTGTCCGAGTATCAGTCGAAAGGTTATATCCATAAGGCGACGCAGAAGGAGCTAGACGATTCAGATCCAAGACGTACGTGGTATCTACCCTTGGGGGTAGTTATAAACCCCAAGAAGCCGTCCAAGATTCGCATCTTTTGTGATGCGGCGGCGAAGGTTGATGGCATTTCGCTCAACACGATGCTATTAAAAGGGCCAGATTTTCTTCGGACATTATTGGACGTTCTCTTCGGTTTCCGAGAAAGGCGAATCGCTCCATGCGCAGACTTGAAGGAGATGTTTCACCAGATTCGGATCAGGCCGGAAGACCGTCAAGCTCAACGGCTGATCTGGCGCGAGGATCCATCTCAGGATCCCGAAGTATACTTGATGGACGTGGCAACCTTTGGTGCAACATGTTCTCCGTGTTCGGCCCACTTCGTTAAAAACTTGAACGCGGAAGAGCATGCCAAAGAGTTTCCTGCCGCCGCAGATGCCATAATTCGGAAACATTACGTGGACGATTATTTGGACAGCGCTGACAACGTGGAAGAAGCGGTAAAATTGGCGAATGAGGTCAAATATGTCCATTCTCTCGGCGGATTTCATCTTCGGAATTGGCTTTCGAACTCCAGAGAAGTTCTGGCACGGGTCGGGGAGACCGATCAAGCCACGGAGAAGTGTCTCCAGCTGGAAAAAAGCACTACCACGGAACGCGTACTAGGGATGTATTGGAAGCCCGACGAAGATATTTTCATGTTCTCCACTATCCCAGCGCTGAACACGAAACACCCTACCAAACGTCAGGCGCTACGTGTAGTCATGAGCCCGTTTGACCCGGCAGGATTGTTGTCTTTCTTCCTCATCCACGGAAAGATATTAATCCAAGATCTGTGGCGAGCCAAGACCGACTGGGACGAACTGATTCCGGAAAAGCTGTGTGAGAAGTGGACGCGGTGGATTGAGCTGTTTCGCAACTTGGAGGACATTCGTATTCCACGTTGTTACTTTCCGTACCATTCGGTGAACGACATTGTATCACTGCAGCTGCACATCTACGTAGACGCGAGCGAGGAAGCATACGCGTGCGTTGGGTATCTAAGAGCAgtatttcctgatggaattgaAGTAGCGCTGGTAGGAGGGAAATCGAAAGTAGCTCCGCTGAAGGCACAATCTATCCCGCGACTGGAGTTGATGGCAGCAGTCATCGGCGTTCGCTTCTCTCAAACAATACTCAACGGCCACTCTTTGAAAATTGAGAAGGTGTTCTTCTGGAGTGACTCGAAGACGGTGCTGGCCTGGATTAACTCCGATCATCGCAACTATAGGCAGTTCGTCGCCTGCAGGGTAGGAGAGATTATTTCGAAATCGAATCCAGAACAGTGGCGCTGGATTTCTACCAAGAAGAACGTGGCGGACGAGGCTACAAAGTGGGGGAAAGGCCCCTGCCTGGTTTCGTGGTGA